The DNA window agatttcaccctgcttctggaactaatagaacatcccctgttgaggattttttgcaggacaatggacacattcagcagatgcacagtccagccttctggtaacaaaggaaccagttctagaaacagggtcagtgaatccttgacgacaggaaaagaagaagtcagaggaatccgcaaagttgtcagcaaaataaaaaagagaactcagggtgggccagacaaccaaagcaagacgcatgaagaatcgggtgatccaaccagcatttaattttagacgcataaacagctaggattaaccaatcatgtattagatagagactcttgcacagcagaactgattctaaatacaggcctctgtacaataaaattggcttcacttgatcatattgatcatggcgagatgtcccatttgtgattctccgcaccacaattcctatctcagaccccaggtctaatgatgcatggcgatgcatagaatcccttagacactctagaaactcagatggagtctcggaaggcccctgcttaatagaacacaggacagaccattttttggtgtttgggatagctctctccactcccagtgctatccaatcttgataatctgctaatttctgaaactctgccgatatatttggatcccatttaggatcccttggagagggaaaaattctcttacatccaatcactggcttttacggtgatcctctgccaaagcccctgctgttctcaggatcagctgcttttctgtttcagtgaaagtatccagtaatacctgggtgtctctccaatctgggttgtgttgtttgataacatattgtaaatgcttcGCTATAAGTGTCGagttgctgtggtaatttttagcaatcctttcccacgcctctagatcaggggtggagaatggtactttaaccatcagtctccctccttctggtcccactgcctctcgcagagcggcctgtaacactgcttgtctcctggttctggacaaaaccggactgccaggaggggagtgggtttgagtagatgtcccttccaagcctgcatcctctttttttggaaagtccacctcatcctcatcctcatcctcatcctcatcctcccgtctcctaggaggcactttcagcaaatctattgcatcttgttcttgagctgcagcacggtagaccttatctgatttggtacatggctgtcctatgctgcacactgagcaacattgcttaatttgccctctatttcctttgttttccttctcaagggctaacaccagtgggtctgagggagcgctgagcccacagtgcctctcccattccagatgatttcgtaaggcaagaaacatatcagcataagagacctcatcctacttccttcctgtcttaaaaaccgcattaactgcaacaaggtattacaatctaaagttcctgccggtggccacttggctcaatcttccagcctgtataatggccaccaccgcatgcagtgttggattaaatcttgttctccaatccccccctactggtgacttctttccagtgggttaagatacaccctaaagagctagctcggggtaacttctttgctctggtgcgttcccattatctccttctcctgctcacttccacccaaaactctcttcacaaagcctcacagtcctttcccaattctcctcccacgtgcaaccccaggttacaggtaccagatgtgattttccacacacaagctttaaaatctgaggttcaaaatgggctcaattaggaaacatccatccacactcagagcatatgccccgccgcctgctgaacagcaataccaacgcttctcacaaactccgcactgcaatagtgcccatggagggtgccagtctctcgaggtgcccaaggctcccaagaattgcccacaaaggcaggctattccacttactccttcgtgaatttctaaattctccacagtgggttgcttccaatctagagaaacgatgtaaattacctttatgttaccattagctgaggtccaataaagtccctctaaataaacccattcatcccctttatctatccagtgattcactggatttacaaactcccaggggtcaaacccgaaccactgaggcagtggaatcctctcagttcgtctagccacagttaaaacatgcacaatctacacaaacacattcaaacatgccacgtgtcctcacccacacttctttgcttgctctgcttctccccagctgcctccccgcaggacgctatctgcccacacagcctcccagccggcaccctgggcctcacttggccgcctcactagtgggcagagcctccccgccccgcaccatgggtacactcactcactcgccccctccttcgtataactgagcccacaaaggcactcactcacacaatcacaaaaacccacctacattaaccacaatgtccagacaccataagcgcacaatagcagtaagtagaatcacagcattaaggtccagattcacttgacccacccccaggatcactagtggtcacagaattgaacagtaaatatcccttcctcctgccgctctattggcaaatggacccttccccctccctccggccatgcttggttggcgactgcttgcaagccccaaacctttactcacacagggactgagctgtgcaccagatgtctctgagcagcttaccagcagcccttttggtcaaggccccttttaagcttgatacacactgtttatctctgcacagagtgcctggagcacggtcaggcagtgccaggatcccgggtgtggttctggtccccacaactgagcaatggcagccccaggctcagagccagtcagaaagccaaccaagtgagaccagagggagggcacccttccagtttctcttgggcatggccgcaaaacaacccctgctacttcttcctccaccagtgtttgggctgtgctggtggcagagccagccaggctgtgctctgccttccaaagcctgttgggagcgggcatgaaaagctctgcatgcacagcggagagtcctggaaggtgctggcaacagcttcctgcgggaacagggctctgggctctggctggaacagcctggttttggtgccgtgaccgcaggcaggagttgaggcaggtgaagaggcagcaggcagcttgtgtttgtagagggcctggggctgcccctctgaacctccacctggaaacacacttgggagaatatgagctacagctggagtgcctgtcctgaaaggacctgaagtcattaagcctttccagcttttcttaagagtgtgttggtgttgcccaagaaagcttcatttggggaaatgcctttggaggaaaagggcttgcttctcaaggaaagtgcttcccagggagctcccagtgaggtaggtgcaagggtccccctttggctctctgtggcagagtggcaagggaagggagaaggctgtgaagagcgggtttggcatctgcctggacctgcagagaccaacccaagcacctgcagcagggtgtgttccccctttggacagaggcatgagcaggagcatctctgtccagccgtgagccccagagctctctctgagagctgtgaattaaaaggcctttacacacacacttttcacctcttccctgtctgctgtgtttcaactcttggcaatgtgcatttgcctcttgcttagtggaagctgctgtggcccagagccagcacagagctgggctgtgtgggccaggcagcgtggagagtcttggctgatcttggtgtgtccctggcctcagaaaaggctgggaaggtttgcctcccaaggcgtcctgctcattggctctccctgtacatcctggagagaacaaggtaggcatttctggcagctgggcatcagcaggcctgagagtgggggcatgttgtggagccagcccagctgagataccctgagaggagcccagtgctccttgctcccctctgctgacaagtgagtgtttgtctggttttgggatggccctggctgtgtgaggggtgctgcgtggacacgagacagccggtcctgtcccgctgggtcccagcagtgcctcacagcagtcctgcatccacgtcaggatgctggccaagagaggtcctggaagctgaggcagctgattttaagcttgtgcaggtgcctacaggccaaggccaatggtgttccctcaggatacagcagtcctgaggggtctccctcgttcaaacaaatcggcagccaaatgtatggtctaccaaaagcccttttattgacctggcgggagggcaggggtctgcacccactaaaatgtttctctgccacatataaatttaagtgggttgatgtaggaatgtatcaaacataccgtccttctttacacggctgtggtgatttgataggcagggggttagaaatacatggtgtctgattcccaaacttgaagctgatttccaggcgctggccaggagcggtctcgatgccccaaagcagcacaaagtcttcatcacagcttccctgcacagggctgattccacacttgcccttagttcttctggtagactatgtctaaagctttttgtcaggtcactcttatgtcaagttaggccaccaggttcttcttatgctaactggtgctaagtacttaggtatgtctgtgctaattacttgtttactcatgtgcattgcttgtgcttacttatgtcaaacaaaggccttgttccatccccaaaggtgcctgaggccacccgctccttgtggcaccagttgctttcctgtggaatgttctccctccccaagggtaaagagggagctggagaaagagcttgcccggctgctctccatcctttcccagcactcctggtgaagtggagaagtccgagctgagtgcaaaggtgcaaatggaacagccgtgcacgggaaggctcggtgggaaggatgatccaggatccataggcctggcagcctgagcgtgctccaggggaaggccttggagcagatcctcctgagtgccatcccacggcacctgcagggaaccagggcgtctgctggagggtgggaaagctctgcggagggatggggacagctggggctcctggcggggtgttgagggcttctgtgtgggagtctgggggggttggtgttgggggggtgttggagaaggagttgtctggaaggtgagaggtctaggctggaatttgagtcagtttgaaggcagcatctgtgctttggcacagttttggttagggagggcagaaagaatatctgtgacttttcctcttcatggtcctgattctcctgcagggaacaagaggggagagctgtactttactggccacttagaaatctgtaccagggggaggattagcccttttgtaatctactcatttctttgggctacttttgtaccactgagtggactctcatttcttgagagcttttattccttaagagaattaggatattatcatcccttcctagaaaaccaaagcatggcccttgttttttgccctttttttgtgtagtgttatgttctgtaaagtgaccctcagtggatgaagttaaggcaaatgagttgctgctttgagatgggaagcaaaattacaaatcttcacctcctcaggccatcccaattaatttgggaagtttgcaactttttggaactacttgagtcgagcaatgggaagtaaagcattcctgaactgaggattcttacttgccagattcttctgtgccttcgccgctgaggtggttttgtgctgaaggcaataacttcaatgagaagataatttcagcatggagtaagagcttctgacagagacccaagtgttgccagcagttgctccaggtgctcctgccaacagcccctgcaggcaggagtgcagcccccaatgcacgtgggctttggctccctctggcacagaagccccccacgggcacaggtctctggggcaggagacaggcactggtgctgccagggctcgggggtggcaggtctgcttgggcagggaccctgccacacctgctgatgtcagcgctccccgggcgcaaggggtcagagcagcattcctgccctggcccacacgttcctcgtctgtgtcacacggccacgcttaggatggccaccagccaggacgtgtcccaaggaggccgtgccagcttctgtggaaggccccatgcccttcccagcgcagctgcgtcggcagccctggggcctccttctgctgccctgagcccgcagagcagggcagcgtttgctgatggtttgagccgttcctaaagatcctgtcggggtgtcttagaaccttggggtgagggattccttccaacctgagccactttgggtgggctgggggtggtcccagggcagggggcagtgtgtgcaggggccctttgtgacatggtgcagcatggtcaccgtggcatggaacgggacagcgtgtccaagggccctttgtgacacggggtgacataggagctggtggtgacaaggCCACACCACAGTGTTCGGAGCAcacgacgggacaggacgggacagagcggtgccgtgaggagcccccgcacagcacacttgttcgtgtctgacccagagcttttccgaggtgctattcctgcagctgacctcgaggccagaccacaggacttggtgacccgtggccttcccaaggcttctcttctgcaggtgtcctcgagggcagaccgtgggacttggtgccccagaggcatctcccatccctgccaccagtgccctcgaggccagaccacaatccttgacaggagtctcctgtccttgtggcaaggagccctcgagaccagagtgcaggacttgctgtcctgtagccttcctgaggcttctctcttgaaggtgccttccaggcacgactgcaggccttgctgactcggagatttctgagacatctctcctgtgagtcgtcacaaatccagtcactgacatggagcagagatccccgagagtgcccaagctggcctgggtggaggaagaggaagaaggccctggagctggcccagcacaggagactgaagaggtggtgcggttcaagcctctgcaggagggtgagtggcagagctgggctgctgggctgcagggctggtggctgcagccagcttggccacatcccaccccattgcatcctattgcatcccattgcatcccatcccatcccatcccatcccatcccatcccatcccatcccatcccatcccatcccatcccatcccctggggacatgcccatggacaggacggaataggggccaggacagacaccccagagccgtgctccatcccttgggacatcccggggctgttcctacctggggagcgcagggctgggctgtgttctccggcctcgcccgcagcccctcagctcaggctgcgctcgctctttgccagatgcagctgtgcagcacacacaagagcaggaacgcacccctggcctcttccgcagaacagcgcaggtacctgcagccatccccacctgggctgggcctgctgtcactgctcagccgagcaccgcgcttggagcattctgtggaacatccctggctttgagggccatggcagtggggtggcaagggaagcacttctctggggaagctggggacattcctccctctggcagctttccaagtctccccgtgccttctccaggtgcctgccatggtgaggtacatccaccagtggctcatggccaatcagtttgctgagcacaggctgaacagggccctgctggatctcaccaaagagcagcctgctgacgtagtaatgacgctcctgcgtgtggccccatcctgtgacaggtatggggcccacctgcccagagggctcagggctccccagcccatcagcctatacagcctgtcccaggtgtctgaccaacagagagttccagggccctctggctgctccctttgccagccctggcacgtcagcccccgagccttctgccatgcttcctcgctggccctcagggacctgtccccacagggctgggctgtctgggtgctgctggcgaggggcagtgggcagaggcagggctggcagccagctcagctccccgctgccgcccaggccacggtgctgtgtcccagactcctctgagacagagctctgaccccacagagctgctttgaccatgtggaagagcatcatgtgctcgcccaggactgcggagccggcgcagctgatactcctcgatgtgctggggagctggccagagcacagcacgtgcacctccgatggggacaaaacgggtgtctttgtcctggctgtgagtttctgacactggcctttgctggccccaaggccacctgtccagcagctctgcatcctccttcccccactgcatctccctgcctcaggcgctgggctgaaacctggcctcggggcagcttcagggccaccaggcccggtgctccccctgtgtctctccgggcctctccctcccatgctcgggccctgccacacggacacctcggcactgagcactgtctcgggctgctctgtcctttgcaggcaactgtggtgatgtggaagatcctccagatgccctgtgtcccacatgtagtgaccgtgtatttcccccgcctctttgtgcatctgctcttccaagtgttcttcagcacgttggatgtgccagcagaggtcgataccttctggaagggatgccagaagcaatacggccttgccaccaaccccaacaggtgctccatgccagtcctcctgtccctgccaggtgcccagggcaggagccagtgctcccagcgtgacctgggctttgctctgcatgcaggtttgcagtgcggaccctgaagtccctgctctgccaaatgcagcacgaggatgtggtggtggcaatagaacgcaagtgtggctgggacacgctgctgtgtgctgacacccaccactatgccgtgggtctgctggccaggtgagacccccttctccccactgcctctgacatttgtgctcagtgcccagggtgccccacacagtccccgtggtcgtgggccagagggccttgtcaccgaggaacagccaagccgactggaaaaggctgggagaggagggtgccaacaaggagccacctcccaaatagcccagggcccttacaggatgctggggaaaggccagacctctgtgagtcagtcctgggagaggtttgtcccccggcccaaagtcttggtttctttttctcctgccagggagatgtcctgtgtctccatccccttgtgctcaaggatcgctcgcgacctgctccggctgctcagcacacaggagccacgctgggaactgcccgccctggcgttccttgtggaggtgagcctgatggccagcgctgcctcgctcagctgcctcccagctctctgccctctcgtagccgcagctgcctgggacggtgcccgcgccctgcgctgctgcctgggcccagccctgtgcttttccgggctcttgccggccaggtcccctgtcactgccctgtgcctttcaggttcttgagtgcctgaacttgagtgaacgcggtgctaagagaatcctgcaaatcttgtcaaggcacctgcggagcgagtgcagggagaggcgtcgcctggcgctcagggcccttcttgtgctcatcgatgatcccttgatggtgagaagggggcagcggctgaggctgcgcttgggaatgcagtcgcttgggcttggctgggctttgggcgctggggcagctgctcccagctctcctgcctcctggttcaactgcccaagtgcttcggaacagccctttggcctctaggccctgcggcagcaggatggcgtttcacaaacttgtgttccgcacagagcgaaaaaatgtggagcctgactgaaagtcttgtggagctcctgtgggacgcagatggagagatagtcagcatgacagtcaggctcctcagctttatcttctgggacaaggccatgctgatacccagccccatcgcactgcagctggttgaggcgctcctgccactctttgaccacgtaaggctcgctgcccccagccacggccactgactgctgcctggacactttgtgccctgtggatttgcaggcctgagccaagctgagccccgtgcagccgatgctgaggtctttttttcttcctttcatacaggacaatagccatgtgcagctgctctccatactgctcttccaaacattggtgtctcttccactggaaaaggaagaaaaggccctgaagacacacgtgcgccagagcctgctgccactcttcttccactgccatgatgagaatcagcatgtggcacaggtgaggactcatgggctgctgctgtccccctgggagggggctcagctgcctcctgccctagcgcctcgtgggctgcagcctcccccaggccttggcacagggacacagggacacaggtcctgcgccctgggctgtggggccatctccgcatctctgctgctctccaggtttctcaggaaacgctgctttgtgtggctgagttcctgaagaggagggatcttcaaaaactggtgaagaacaagaagctgtggaagttcaccgagtgcctggtaaggatggcctggaagtgccagcctcaggctggagaagccccctgagcgcggtgctcagtgtgtgggctggcagctgtgcccctgcccgctgctgcacccagaggctgcgcgggctcttctccaggctcccgtgggcccgagccggggccgatggagccccggcccggcggggccgcggggcggggcggcgccgcggctcccggggcagcagccgcccctctgccccctccagagcccggcgcccgcggctgctggccgcgcctcagggctgtgcgggcaggggaggccggggctgggcgcagggagcgcccggcacaggggctgagcccgcgccaacccttccctcctgccgctctctgcagctggccgacgacaggagccgagcggccgagcacctgcgccgggccctgcagtacctggacagcccgcagcagtccctgcgagaggaggccatcaggttcatcggtgagccgtgagcccgggctccccttccctccccgccccgccgcagctcggccccagccccggctgctgccccggcagcgccatccgggcccggcgccgtggagccccgcctggcctcggcgctgctgccgccctctcgcagccgtgccctgggccggcagcgtgcggcaagggcccgggctgagcc is part of the Anomalospiza imberbis isolate Cuckoo-Finch-1a 21T00152 unplaced genomic scaffold, ASM3175350v1 scaffold_48, whole genome shotgun sequence genome and encodes:
- the LOC137466954 gene encoding maestro heat-like repeat-containing protein family member 9, giving the protein MVRYIHQWLMANQFAEHRLNRALLDLTKEQPADVVMTLLRVAPSCDRAALTMWKSIMCSPRTAEPAQLILLDVLGSWPEHSTCTSDGDKTGVFVLAATVVMWKILQMPCVPHVVTVYFPRLFVHLLFQVFFSTLDVPAEVDTFWKGCQKQYGLATNPNRCSMPVLLSLPGAQGRSQCSQRDLGFALHAGLQCGP
- the LOC137466956 gene encoding maestro heat-like repeat family member 5 gives rise to the protein MWSLTESLVELLWDADGEIVSMTVRLLSFIFWDKAMLIPSPIALQLVEALLPLFDHDNSHVQLLSILLFQTLVSLPLEKEEKALKTHVRQSLLPLFFHCHDENQHVAQVSQETLLCVAEFLKRRDLQKLVKNKKLWKFTECLLADDRSRAAEHLRRALQYLDSPQQSLREEAIRFIGEP